Proteins from a genomic interval of Colletes latitarsis isolate SP2378_abdomen chromosome 12, iyColLati1, whole genome shotgun sequence:
- the Sil1 gene encoding sil1 nucleotide exchange factor, with product MRANIIILTCLCLLPVVFGNNEKNETTFVPTREWQTVKKGTPIPKGLHVRHSLQTGVTEAKLMDKEDAEEKDSDENSNHSRSNSLTLHPDKAIIEDHDSSVTADKSDLFDDPIEELKARLKKIKEDDGELNDKHTQRVKQNFRVYETLIKELKVNVTASWELLDHYFQKFQTHRNAVTTGTLTVLEVEEVLDSLYNLEYLLHHIVSAKVFADMQGMGKVISPCLNGTNTEIKVEALKLLGAAVQSNPKAQLKALENDFVEKLLHILSTNAKLEVKSKCLFALGALIRQFPTAQKVWIDHGGVEIFGKILADDQLQVQMRVMKLISDLIIERQNLQDDPDPEQVQQRTKAYAAADVEQKLLKNGYCMHLSNLMTRSFKDALHNQFQTENYEFVETIIESMIIVVPVCKQQFKENKDTLLPIIQHLLNFYQNSDLTIEQDENDILKYLTLLIEKLQTTVSEIVHEEL from the exons ATGCGAGCCAATATAATTATTCTAACTTGTTTATGTTTGTTGCCGGTAGTTTTTggcaataacgaaaaaaacgaGACAACATTTGTACCGACCCGTGAATGGCAAACCGTGAAAAAAG GTACACCTATTCCCAAAGGACTACATGTACGGCATAGTCTTCAAACTGGAGTTACAGAAGCAAAATTAATGGACAAAGAAGATGCAGAAGAAAAAGATTCTGATGAAAATTCTAATCATTCGCGTTCAAACTCATTAACATTGCATCCTGATAAAGCAATTATAGAAGATCATGATTCTTCTGTAACTGCAGATAAATCTGATTTATTTGACGATCCGATAGAAGAATTAAAAGCCAGGTTAAAGAAGATCAAAGAAGATGATGGAGAATTAAATGATAAGCACACTCAAAGAGTAAAGCAAAATTTTAGAGTTTATGAAACTTTGATAAAGGAGCTTAAAGTAAATGTTACAGCAAGCTGGGAATTATTAGATCATTatttccaaaaatttcaaactcACAGGAATGCAGTTACTACAGGAACTTTAACAGTTTTAGAAGTGGAAGAGGTTTTAGATAGTCTGTACAATTTGGAATATCTGCTTCATCATATCGTAAGTGCTAAAGTATTTGCCGATATGCAAGGTATGGGTAAAGTCATATCTCCTTGCCTCAATGGAACAAACACCGAAATTAAAGTTGAAGCATTGAAGCTTTTGGGTGCAGCTGTTCAGTCTAATCCTAAAGCCCAATTGAAAGCATTGGAAAATGATTTTGTTGAAAAACTTTTACACATATTGTCCACAAATGCTAAACTGGAAGTGAAGTCCAAGTGTCTCTTTGCTTTGGGTGCCTTAATAAGACAATTCCCGACGGCGCAGAAAGTTTGGATCGATCACGGCGGAGTGGAAATATTTGGGAAGATTTTAGCAGATGATCAATTGCAAGTGCAAATGAGGGTTATGAAACTAATCAGCGATTTGATTATCGAGAGACAAAACTTGCAAGATGACCCTGATCCTGAACAGGTACAACAGAGAACTAAAGCGTATGCAGCTGCCGACGttgaacaaaaattattaaagaaCGGTTACTGTATGCATTTAAGCAATCTAATGACAAGAAGTTTCAAGGACGCGCTCCATAATCAATTTCAAACCGAGAATTACGAATTCGTAGAAACTATCATTGAAAGTATGATCATTGTAGTTCCTGTCTGTAAACAACAATTTAAAGAGAACAAAGATACATTGCTTCCTATTATACAACATTTATTGAACTTCTATCAAAACTCGGATCTTACTATAGAACAAGACGAAAACGATATTTTAAAATACCTTACCTTATTAATTGAAAAGTTACAAACGACTGTCTCTGAAATTGTTCACGAGGAATTGTAG
- the LOC143348761 gene encoding LOW QUALITY PROTEIN: uncharacterized protein LOC143348761 (The sequence of the model RefSeq protein was modified relative to this genomic sequence to represent the inferred CDS: deleted 1 base in 1 codon), with translation MQNISSRNSLNKSIDANVLSTNTKCQITNEELVDLRQQVVNLKETVVSLENIVQMKDSQLRNMQQDNERLSIELKKQQRCVRNVKRKLAKSLFKFIVILKCIELILEQLDDERFFYQREKDYFNDELQRQKTRCVSGASRLHQQQKKLEEAWDSLEDENKLLREELNEKAETTYNLCIKFLRMKYAKDSLRQKLDQLLNEHLQVMTDMMEKLDEGRGELNIIVSEKFQEPLPLNKAKFLRVVQRNARLVHENAMLKVQIQHLTLNIEKLKSYTQKPKLINVDAKIIAKLASQNGRKCSKESTRWLPLQLNVGETEKTALLIKPSNRRNPVDYSGDAKLISKVRSNRSRKYANTTVREVQTEGTIEFQKEHAHSAPEIARTKVRQSCSTIALTDSLIDSRDAFTNT, from the exons ATGCAGAATATCAGTTCAAGGAATAGTTTGAATAAAAGTATAGATGCGAATGTTCTTTCTACAAACACAAAATGTCAAATTACCAACGAAGAGTTAGTAGACTTACGTCAGCAG GTGGTGAATCTGAAAGAAACCGTCGTGTCTCTAGAGAACATCGTGCAAATGAAAGACTCGCAACTTCGAAATATGCAACAAGATAACGAAAGGTTATCGATCGAGCTGAAGAAGCAACAAAGATGCGTCAGGAATGTAAAACGTAAG CTTGCAAAGTCTTTGTTCAAGTTTATCGTAATTCTCAAATGTATCGAATTAATTTTAGAGCAGTTGGACGACGAAAGGTTCTTTTACCAAAGAGAAAAGGATTATTTCAACGACGAATTACAGCGACAGAAAACACGATGCGTCAGTGGGGCGTCCAGGTTGCATCAGCAACAGAAGAAACTCGAGGAGGCGTGGGATTCCTTGGAAGATGAGAACAAGTTGCTCCGGGAAGAATTAAACGAAAAAGCCGAGACGACGTACAATTTGTGTATAAAGTTCTTAcgaatgaagtatgcgaaagactcgTTGAGACAGAAACTGGATCAGCTGTTAAACGAGCATCTGCAAGTAATGACAGACATGATGGAAAAGCTAGACGAGGGCAGAGGTGAACTCAATATCATCGTGTCGGAAAAATTTCAAGAGCCCCTACCTTTGAACAAAGCAAAATTCTTACGG GTGGTCCAGAGAAACGCACGATTAGTTCACGAAAACGCGATGCTCAAAGTGCAAATACAGCATCTCACTTTGAACATagagaaattgaaaagttacaCGCAGAAGCCGAAATTAATCAACGTGGATGCCAAAATCATCGCTAAATTAGCTTCGCAAAATGGACGAAAGTGCAGCAAGGAATCTACGAGATGGCTGCCGCTCCA ATTGAACGTAGGCGAGACTGAAAAGACCGCGTTACTTATCAAACCATCGAATCGTCGGAATCCTGTTGATTACTCCGGAGATGCAAAATTAATATCGAAAGTTCGATCGAATCGTTCAAGAAAATATGCGAATACTACGGTACGGGAAGTTCAAACGGAAGGGACGATAGAGTTTCAAAAGGAACATGCACATAGCGCCCCGGAAATCGCACGGACGAAAGTCCGACAGAGTTGTTCGACGATCGCTCTAACAGATTCTTTGATCGATTCCCGCGATGCCTTCACGAACACGTAA